In Collimonas arenae, a single genomic region encodes these proteins:
- a CDS encoding ABC transporter permease, whose product MMQKTRTHTLLRSIWHYRGFIIGSVKREFQSRYRNSMLGAAWMVLNPLAMIVVYTVIFSQLMHARLPNASSQFAYGIYLCAGLLTWGFFTETVSRMQNMFLENGNMLKKLNFPRICLPIITVMNAGLNFCIIFTLFLGFLLVSGNFPGWVFFGMLPLLLIQVLFSAGLGIVLGVLNVFFRDIGQLFGIVLQFWFWFTPIVYTVSTLPAAVQTLLKFNPMTALVVAYQGIFVSGIWPHWNDLWVVTLLSVLLCAFGMLLFRRHAGEMVDEL is encoded by the coding sequence ATGATGCAGAAAACAAGGACGCACACACTGTTGCGTTCGATATGGCATTACCGTGGCTTTATTATCGGTAGCGTCAAGCGCGAATTTCAGTCGCGCTATCGCAATTCGATGTTGGGCGCTGCCTGGATGGTGTTGAATCCGCTCGCCATGATCGTGGTCTATACGGTGATCTTTTCGCAGTTGATGCATGCACGCTTGCCAAACGCCAGCAGCCAGTTCGCTTACGGGATTTATCTGTGCGCTGGCTTGCTGACATGGGGATTTTTCACAGAGACTGTGTCGCGCATGCAAAACATGTTTCTGGAAAACGGCAACATGCTCAAGAAGCTGAATTTTCCGCGTATTTGCCTGCCCATTATCACCGTCATGAATGCAGGTTTGAATTTTTGCATCATCTTTACCTTGTTCCTCGGCTTCTTGCTGGTGTCCGGTAATTTTCCCGGCTGGGTTTTCTTCGGCATGTTGCCGCTGCTATTGATACAAGTGTTGTTTTCCGCTGGTCTGGGGATTGTGCTTGGAGTGTTAAACGTCTTTTTTCGCGATATCGGCCAACTGTTTGGCATCGTGCTGCAATTCTGGTTCTGGTTTACACCAATTGTCTATACGGTTTCCACCTTGCCTGCCGCCGTACAAACCTTGCTCAAATTTAATCCAATGACTGCTTTGGTCGTTGCCTATCAGGGAATTTTTGTCAGTGGCATATGGCCGCACTGGAACGATTTGTGGGTGGTTACGCTGTTGAGCGTGCTCTTGTGTGCTTTCGGGATGCTGCTGTTCCGCCGGCACGCAGGTGAAATGGTGGATGAACTCTGA